The Pelodiscus sinensis isolate JC-2024 chromosome 5, ASM4963464v1, whole genome shotgun sequence genome includes a region encoding these proteins:
- the UCHL1 gene encoding ubiquitin carboxyl-terminal hydrolase isozyme L1 isoform X2, with protein MQWQPMEINPEMLNKVLSRLGVAPGWHFVDVLGFEEDVLSSVPTPSCALLLLFPLTAQHENFRKKQIEELKGQEVSSKVYFLKQTVGNSCGTIGLIHAVANNQDKLVFDEGSALKKFLKETADLSPEERAKRLENNKAIQEVHNAVAQEGQCQVEEDKVNFHFILFANVDGHLYELDGRMPFPVNHGESSDDLLLKASAKICRQFTERERGEVRFSAVALSKSA; from the exons ATGCAGTGGCAGCCCATGGAGATTAACCCCGAG ATGCTGAACAAA GTGTTGTCCCGGCTGGGTGTTGCCCCTGGCTGGCACTTTGTGGATGTGCTGGGGTTTGAGGAAGATGTGTTGAGCTCTGTGCCCACCCCATCTTGTGCTCTACTCCTGCTCTTTCCCCTCACTGCCCAG CATGAAAACTtcagaaaaaaacagattgaagAACTGAAGGGACAAGAAGTTAGTTCCAAGGTGTATTTTTTGAAACAGACGGTTGGCAATTCCTGTGGTACAATTGGTCTGATACATGCAGTTGCTAATAACCAAGATAAACTTGTATTTG ATGAAGGCTCAGCCCTGAAGAAGTTTCTCAAGGAAACAGCTGACCTCTCTCCTGAAGAGAGAGCAAAACGCCTTGAAAATAACAAG GCTATTCAGGAAGTTCATAatgctgttgcacaagaaggcCAATGTCAA gTAGAAGAGGATAAAGTGAACTTCCATTTTATTCTGTTTGCCAATGTGGATGGACATCTGTATGAATTAG ATGGACGCATGCCATTTCCTGTAAATCATGGAGAAAGTTCAGATGACTTGCTGTTGAAG GCTTCTGCTAAGATCTGCAGACAGTTCACAGAACGTGAGAGGGGAGAAGTTCGCTTTTCTGCTGTGGCTCTCTCCAAGTCTGCCTGA
- the UCHL1 gene encoding ubiquitin carboxyl-terminal hydrolase isozyme L1 isoform X1 — MQWQPMEINPEMLNKVSGRRRRSCGSVGPEQQAGAALSCIPAGVLSRLGVAPGWHFVDVLGFEEDVLSSVPTPSCALLLLFPLTAQHENFRKKQIEELKGQEVSSKVYFLKQTVGNSCGTIGLIHAVANNQDKLVFDEGSALKKFLKETADLSPEERAKRLENNKAIQEVHNAVAQEGQCQVEEDKVNFHFILFANVDGHLYELDGRMPFPVNHGESSDDLLLKASAKICRQFTERERGEVRFSAVALSKSA; from the exons ATGCAGTGGCAGCCCATGGAGATTAACCCCGAG ATGCTGAACAAAGTGAGTGGCCGGCGTCGGAGGAGCTGCGGGTCTGTCGGGCCGGAGCAGCAGGCGGGAGCGGCTCTTTCTTGCATCCCCGCCGGG GTGTTGTCCCGGCTGGGTGTTGCCCCTGGCTGGCACTTTGTGGATGTGCTGGGGTTTGAGGAAGATGTGTTGAGCTCTGTGCCCACCCCATCTTGTGCTCTACTCCTGCTCTTTCCCCTCACTGCCCAG CATGAAAACTtcagaaaaaaacagattgaagAACTGAAGGGACAAGAAGTTAGTTCCAAGGTGTATTTTTTGAAACAGACGGTTGGCAATTCCTGTGGTACAATTGGTCTGATACATGCAGTTGCTAATAACCAAGATAAACTTGTATTTG ATGAAGGCTCAGCCCTGAAGAAGTTTCTCAAGGAAACAGCTGACCTCTCTCCTGAAGAGAGAGCAAAACGCCTTGAAAATAACAAG GCTATTCAGGAAGTTCATAatgctgttgcacaagaaggcCAATGTCAA gTAGAAGAGGATAAAGTGAACTTCCATTTTATTCTGTTTGCCAATGTGGATGGACATCTGTATGAATTAG ATGGACGCATGCCATTTCCTGTAAATCATGGAGAAAGTTCAGATGACTTGCTGTTGAAG GCTTCTGCTAAGATCTGCAGACAGTTCACAGAACGTGAGAGGGGAGAAGTTCGCTTTTCTGCTGTGGCTCTCTCCAAGTCTGCCTGA